The Candidatus Nomurabacteria bacterium DNA window TTCAGAGTGAGTCACCACAAACATCGTCGCTGCGCTAGAGGCAGCATAATTCAGGAGGAAAAAATATGTCACGTAGCGTACTCATTTTCATCGTACTCCTCGTTATCCTCGCAGTAGGCGGTGGAATTGTTTGGTGGATGGTCACCAACCCAAGCGAAAATAGCAACACAAATAATGCCGTTGTCGCGAATACCAACACTGAGGTGAATGCAAATGCTGCACCGAATATTGATGTACAGGCCGGTGCGGTGGATGTAGGACGAGAAGCCTTGCTGACCAGTGCGAACTTCCGCGCCAGCTCAGCTTCATTGCTCAGCGAATTTGACGGCCTAAGCGCCGCTGAAGATAAAAGCTACCTGGTTGTCTATTACATGTTGACGCCTTACGAAGGATCAAGCGAAAACGTGCCAAATCTGAACGATCAAAACGTTTCAGTCAGCAGCGGTGACACTTCCTATACACTGCAAGCAATTGGCACCACCCAGAGCGAAACTGATGGCGAAGAACTTGGCTATCTGCGTTTCGAAGTGCCTGTTGACGCAAGCGGATTTGTCCTAACGATTTTAGACGGCGACATAGAGCAGACGATTGATCTGGGCTTTTAACCTATTGAGTGCCGGGTGAGTAACGGGGGATTGGCATTAGCGCAGGAGATGGCATGAAGATTGGCATAGTTACGCAGAGCTTTTTCCCCATTCGCGGAGGTGTCGCAGAACACGTCTATCATACAGCGCATGCTTTAGAGCGGCGCGGACACGAGGTCGTTATTATTACGGCCAATTTTAGTCGTTTTGATGAGGATAGGGGATGTCGGGTCGAGCGCATCGGCCGCGATTTAACCATTCCCTTTAATCAGGCTTTTGTAAACCTGACCATTAGCTGGAATATCCCGCAGGAGTTACGCCACCTAGAGCGCAAGTACGGCTTCGACGTGGTGCATATTCACGGACCCTACGAACCATTTTTACCTGCCCTGGCGCTGAAGAATATCGAGTGCCCAAAGGTTGGCACTTTTCATGCCTTTAACGCGCATCCCTCGTTGGGCTATCGCGTGTTTGAAAATTACATCCGAACCTTTAAGGATCGTTTGTCAGCCCGCATCGCGGTTTCGCAAGCCGCTAAGGACTTTATCTCGCATCATTTCCCGGATGATTATGAAATCATCCCAAACGGCGTGGATGTGCAGCGCTTTAGTCCGCAGGTCAAACCCTTCCCTTGGTATAACCCAGAGAAATTCACCATCCTCTTTGTCGGTCGTATGGATCCGCGCAAAGGTTTGAAATATCTCTTACGCGCCTTCACCATGATCGCGTCCGAGTTCCCGCAGGCCGAGGTGGTGGTTGTCGGCAATGGTATATTGCGTCGCTATTACGAAACCTTTTTAGAGCCGAGCCTGAAAGATCGCGTGCGTTTCGAGGGCTTTGTCTCGGCTGCAGATTTACCGCGCTACTATGCCTCCAGCGATGTGTATGTGTCGCCAGCCACCGGCAATGAGAGTTTCGGCATTGTCTTGCTCGAGGGTATGGCCAGCGGCAAGCCGGTGATTGCGTCGGATATTGACGGGTATCGGGATGTGATTCGCCATGGCCAGGATGGGATTTTGGTGCCAAAATCTGACCCAGCCGCCCTAGCCCAGGCTCTCCGCACCCTGGCCCGTGACCCGCAAGAAAGAGCAAAATACCAGCAGGCCGGCCGTCAGCGGGCTGAGGAATTCTCCTGGGAGTCTATTACTGACCGCTTGGAGGAGGTGTATAGGAGGGTGGTGTATTGAACGTAGCAATGGAAGAATTATTAAAGTAAAAGAATGGACTCTGCCCCATTAACACTACAAACGAAGACACTGCAGAGGTCTTCCGATCTAAATAATTACAGACTCTATCGCGCAGCTCTTGAATGGGAGTTGATTGATCCTATTGTCATAGAAGACCGGGATGACATGCATTCCGAAAGTAGTTGGCGTGATCGTCTTGAGCCGTATCATCATCAAGTAACTAACCTAATAACTTTTTGTCGTCGCCTACCTGTTACTTTACTGGCGGATGATGTCGGGTTAGGAAAAACAATTAGTGCTGGCCTAGTTTTAAGCGAGTTAATTTCGCGCGGGAGAATTTCAAAAATATTAATAGTTTGCCCAAAAATACTTCGAGATCAGTGGAAAGAAGAATTGGAAATAAAGTTCCGAATTCCGTCCACAATTGTGACAGGAAGAGAATTAATTACGGCAAAGCCTCCTGAAGAACCAGGAGCGGTAATTACCACATACAATACGGCCAGACTGTATTTAGATAGAATTGACCAGAATGGTTTTGAAATATTGATACTTGATGAGGCGCATAAATTGCGGAATCTATATGGTGTTGACCCAACACCTCAAGTTGCAATTAAATTCCGTAAAGCTCTGGCTGACCGGATGTTTAAGTACGTATTAATGTTAACTGCAACGCCGATCCAGAACAGACTATGGGATCTCTACTCGTTGGTTGACTTATTAACCGTTGCACGCGGCCATGAAAATCCCTTTGGAACGCCAGGTATTTTTGCGAGAAAATTTATTGCAGATAGTCGCACACAAGCGCGTCAGCTTAATCCGGAGATGCGGGATGAGTTTCGCTCAATTATTTACGGTTATATGTCTCGGGTTCGTCGTGGAGATGCAAAACTCCACTTCCCAGAGCGGGTAGTACAGTTGCATAAAGTTGACCCAACACCAGAAGAATTGCAGTTGATCGGTGTGGTCGGAAAATCTATACAACAACTGAATGCGCTTACACAAATTGTAATCCTCCAAGCTTTGGTGAGTAGTCCAGAAGCGCTAATAAAGATGTTAGAAGGAATGGCTAAAAAAGGAACCGTACCGCGTGAGGTGTTGGCGAACGTTAAGGAATCAGCCAAAGAAATTCAAATCACTACAAAACTAAAAGGTTTGGGCGCGTTAGTTGAAAAACTTAGAAAGGAGCAACCCAATACTTGGCGGGTGGTAGTTTTTACAAGATGGCGAGAAACTCAAACAACTATCGAAACTTTTCTTGAAAAGCAAGGAGTAAAATGCGGCTTGATAAATGGCGATTCAAGTAAGCGAAATCAGGAAACAATCCAAAGATTTAAAAAAGACTTACCAGACATTAATGTAATTATTTCTACTGAAGCAGGTTCGGAGGGCGTTAACCTTCAGGCCGCTAATGTTTTGGTTAATTACGATCTCCCCTGGAATCCAATGATAGTGGAACAAAGAATAGGTCGTATTCAAAGACTTGCTTCTAATTATGCAAATGTTTCTATTTTTAATATTGTTTTGCAAAATACCTTTGAAGAATATATTGTAGGGCGCTTGATGGAAAAGTTGCAGATGGCTTCTCATGCAATTGGGGATATTGAAGCACTATTGGAAGCATCCGGCATTGATGAAGGTGAAGAAAATGGCTCAAGTGGTTTTGAAGAAAAAATTCGCCAGTTAGTAGTTGCATCTTTAGCTGGAAAAGATGTTGAGCAGGCAACTCGTAAAGCTGAACAGAGTATTTCAGAAGCTAAAACAGAATTAGACCATGAAGAAAAGAACATTAATGCTTTACTTGGGGGGATGAGTGATTCTCTAGATTCTGGTCCAAGATGTCCGAAGCTTCCTCAAACTACTAAGTCGATGGATGTCCGTGATTTTACTACGGCTGCTCTTATGAGCTTAGGCGCGGAACTACATCCAAAAAAGGATGGTTTATTAGTTTCACAACTTGCTGGGAAAAAAGAATTAATCCGATTTGATAATAACACTCTGAGCAGTGAAGAGGAGAGTGTCTTATATGCACCGGGAACTTCAACTTTTGAACGCTTAGTCCATAAAGTTGCAAATGTAGGAAAACACATTGTTGAAGACCTTGATAAAAACCCCCAACAGCAAATTGAGAAAGTAAGTCGTCAATGGGTCGAAAGTTTTGGCGGAGACTTCGAAAATGTAACGGTAGAGGACGTTTCTCGATGTTTTGCAGGAGTAGCAATAATTCGTGCAAGATCAACAGTAGCTCACGATAGTTATGAGCGTCTCATTGAGGTTTCGTGCGCTCCCACTGAGCATTTCAGTTTTGTGACAAGAACGGGATTGGAACCCATCGGAGACTATATTGAAAATCCGACATCTGTTGGTGCGCTTTCAGAAAAATTAATTGAAAAAGCCAGCCAAGACTCGAGTATTCTTGAGTTCTGTAGATTTTATTTAGAACGAAGATCTCAAGAAATTGCCTCCGCAGGAAATGACGAAAGAAAAAAGAAAAAGCTTGAGGATGAGTTTACGCCCCGTCTTGAATTTTCCCTAGTCGGTCTTGAGGGCAAGGTTCATCGGATAGTTAAAAATCAGGTCTCTTATAGAATTGAACGTGAGGGCCAATACAAAAGTACCCTCATGATAACCCCCTCTTCTGGGCAAGTTGATATGCCGGGGATGGGACAATGCATGAAAACAGGTAAGACTGTACCGAGCGATTGCTTAGCAAAGTGCGAAATAAGCGGACTTATAGTATTGCGGCATTTTCTTGATCAATCAGAGATCAGTAATCGACTGGCGCTCCCTGAGCACATCGTTTTATGTACGTTAAGCAACAAGCGAGTGCTAGCGGACGAAGCTATAAAATCAGATGTTACGGGCAAACTAGTCGCAAAGAAGTTTTTAAAAACATCTTCTCTGAGTGGCAAATTCGCTGAACCACAGTTCATTAACACTTGTGAGTTTACAAAAACAGAAGTTCTGGAAAGCGAAATTGCGGTCAGCCAGATTTCAGGAAAAAGATATCGCATTGATGAGCAACTTAAATCCGCAGTTTCAGGAAAACTAGGCCATCGACAAGAATTTGTAGCAAGTAGTATTTCATCAGCCCCACTTCTTGAAGAAGAAGCCATTCGTTCGGTCACTGGAAAATTTTGTGCACCAATGGAAGCGAGGCCCTGCACTTGGAGTGGTCGAAAGTGTCACCCCGAAGACCTTAGGACTTGCGAGTTGACCGGAGTCCAAATTCATTCAGAGTACGTAACGCTCGAACCACCAATTCGTTTAGAAACCCTAAATAATCTTTTGAATGGCACGAGGAGCAAATCTGACAAATTGGAAGTATGGCCTTCACTTTCAAATAGCGTTACAGCTTTATTAAAAGCAAAACGTTGTAAAATTGAAACAGCAGAAGTTTCACCTAGTGACGATATTTTGGCCGCTTCTATAGAGCTTCGAACTTTTCTAGGCCTGCGCGTGAGTCACATTGGCGTACTTTATTCAATAAAGGATGGATCCGTAGTCGGGCGTGTTGCTAGAGGCAAGCGTGGTGATAAGGGCTGGAATCAAACTAAGAACTAATATGAACCCTCTACTTACAAAAACCGATTATCTTCTTTACCGGGAATGCCCAAAGAATGTTTGGTATAAAATCCAAAAACCTGAATTGTATGCTACATCGGAGCTAACAGAGTTTGAAAAATCGATAATGGAAACAGGTAATGAGGTTGAAAAGATTGCAAGGCAACTTTTTCCAAACGGGGTGTTAGTAACTTATCGTGATGCGCGCGGTCAAGCTGAGACACAAAAGCTATTGGCGGAGAACAAGGATGTGATTTTTCAGCCAGTTTTTGTCAAAAATAACTTTTTGGCTGCTATTGATGTTCTACAAAAAGAAAAGAATGGCAAGGGCTACAATGTTTACGAAATAAAATCGACTAGTGATGTAGATAAGAAAACACATTTTCACGACCTAGCATTTCAAGTAAACGTTCTCAGAATGACAGGCCTGGGAATTAATAAATCATTTGTCATTCATCTAAACTCTGAATATATTCGAAAGGGAGAAATTGAGCTGGATCAGTTATTTAAAGTATCAGATGTGACGGATGAAGTAGAAAGTCTTTTACCGGATGTTGCGACTGAGGCGGAAGAAGCATTGAAGTATATTAGCCAAACTTCTGAACCAGAGGGGTACTGCTGCTGTATTTATAAAGGTCGATCAAGGCATTGTTCAACCTTTCAGCTAGCGAACCCCGAAGTACCCGAATATAGTGTCCACGATATTTCTAGGATAGGGGTAAGCAAGGCTAAATTAAAAGAGCTAATTGACGGAAGTATTTTTCACCTGGACAAGATTCCGCCACACATTAAATTAAGCGAAATTCAACAAGGTCAAGTTGAAACCTATAAATTGAATAAGGTATTAGTAGATAAGGAAAGAATTGCGGAAGAATTTAGTGGTCTCACATTCCCACTTTATTTTCTTGATTATGAAACATTTCCATCAGCAATACCAAGATATGATGGCTTTTCACCATATAAACAAATTCCGTTCCAGTATTCTGTTTACAAACTAGATTCAGTCGAGAGTGAGCCAACTCATTTTGATTTTTTGTACTCTGGTCCCGAAGACCCCAGCAAGCACTTTGCCGAGTCTTTAAGGGAACATATCGGGGATAAAGGCTCGATCATCGTTTGGCATAAAGACTTCGAGTGTGGCAGAAATAATGAAATAGGTAGTCGAATTCCTACTTCGAAGGCTTTTTTTGACTCTGTTAATCAGCGAGTATACGATCTCGAAGACATTTTCAAGAAACAATACCACGTTCATCGAGATTATAAGGGAAGCACATCTATTAAAAACGTATTGCCTGTTTTAGTGCCAGAATTAACGTATAAAGACCTTGAAATTCGTGATGGTGGCAGTGCAGCGGATAGTTGGGACAAAATAATTAGTGGTGTATATAACGAGACAGAGAAAGAAAAGGTAATAAAAGATTTAAAGATTTATTGTGGTCTTGATACATTTGCAATGTATGCTATTTGGAATTGCTTGAACAAGCTACTCTAAACCTATGAGCTTTCTTAAGATTTTTAGTGATGATTCTAAAGACAAGCCAAAAGAAAATGATAGTCGGAAACCTGAATGTCCATACTGTCAGGGCGTTTTAGTTAAAATTCCTGCTAGAAAAACAAAATGTTTTCACTGTGGGAAATATATTTTTGTACGAACACAGACAAAGGACAGAAAGCTCGTTTTGGTTACTGAAGAAAATTCGGCCGCGATAGACTCTGAATGGGAGTCAAAACAAGCCGCTACGATCACTTCATTGGTGGAGAAAGTAGATTTTACAAAGAAAAAAGAAGGTCTGCGCGAAGGGTTTGGGGACAAGGAACCCTCCGTTAGTGACATAAAGTGGGGCTTGTGGAACAAGAGGCTTCAGGAAGCAATGAAACGCAATGATTTTTCAGAACTTTCAGGAATATATTTTCAAATGGCTCTGCGCTTGCACGAAAGTGGAAAAGACAGCTTTAAACTTCAGGGCCAGGCTCAAAAAATGTTTTTGTTTAAAGAAAAGCAAAGCGGTGTTGTTTCTAGCGTAGAGGTTTTTTCTAGAGATGGCTGTGAAGAATGTAAGAAAATAAACGGAAAGAAATTTGTTATTTTTGAAGCACTAAAACTCATGCCACTACCCGTTCAATCCTGCACAAACAAACTGAATAAGAATGCGCCCAATGGTTGGTGTCGATGCACTTTTCTTCCTTTTATAGATTAAGACTTTGCCACCAATACTTTTGTTTCGGTCGCTGAGCATCCACCCTTTTTATCCCCCTCTGCCGATCTTCTAAAAAGAAACGGGAATTTAATCACGTAAAAAATAAAGAGGACCCATTATAACCCCTTGCCTCCGTCATTCGCGAACGACGGGGTTGACAGGGCTTTTTTGTTATACTATTCTTGTTTTAGCACTCAAATATTGAGAGTGCTAATTCAAGCCCATGAAGCTCTCAGAACGACAACAACACATATTACAGGCCGTGATTCAAGAACACCTGGTGCAGGGGAAGCCGGTTGGTTCGCAGCAACTGGTGACGGCCGGTGGATTCGACGTGTCGAGCGCGACTATGCGCAATGAAATGGCTGAATTAGAGGAAAAGGGCTTTTTAACGCATCCCCACACCTCAGCCGGTCGGATTCCGACGGAGCAGGGTTGGCGCTACTACCTCGACCATATCATTGAAAAAAAAGAGCTAAGTAAAAAGGAAGAAAGCTATCTGCAGCAGCAAGTGAAAAGCAGCGAGCCAGCTGGTCCGCAAAAAGTGAAAACCTTAGCCAAAGCACTGGCTGAGCTGTCAGAAGAAGCCATCATGATCGGTTTCGCGCCAAATGATGTGTACTACACCGGCTTGCGTAACCTTTTCTCTAAACCGGAATTCCAGGATTTTGCCGTGGTGACGCAGTTGTCTGAAGTGATTGACCATTTGGACGAGGCCTTGTCTCGCTTATTTCTACGAAAAGAAAAGTCCCAGCAGGATGTAACAGTATTAGTGGGACAGGAGCATCCTTTTGGCGCTGACTGCAGTGTCATTATGACGCAGATTCCGGTGGCCAAGGGGAATGCGACCGGTATACTCGGTATCCTGGGCCCGATGCGGCAGCAATATGCAGACAACATTGCTCGATTAGATTATTCTCGTCATTTACTTACTGAATTATTTTCCTAAAGCATGAGCACGAACGAAAACGAAGTCCAAGAAGACACTTCACCTGAAATGAGCACCCTGCAAAAGAAGGCGGAAGAGTACCTAGCCGGCTGGCAGCGCGCCAAGGCAGACTATCAAAACCTGAAGCGTCAGAATGAAAAAGAGCGCGAAGAGCTCATGAGTATGACCACTGGTGCGCTCATCCTCGACCTCCTGCCCGTGAAAACCAACTTTGACCTAGCCTGGCAACATCTGCCAGAGGATCTGAAAGACCACGCCTGGGTAAAGGGCATGGAACACGTGCAAAAGCAGTTTACCGAATTTTTACAAACCCTGGGTATTAGTTCCTATCAACCATCACATGAAGCCTTTGACCCCAGTAGCATGGAAGCGATCGAGCACACGGCTGACGCAGAAGTGCCCGAGGGTCAGGTGATCCGCACCACTGAGCCAGGCTATCGGATGCGCGACAAAGTCATCCGTCCGGCCAAAGTGGTGGTCAGCTCAGGTCCTAGTCAAGAATCGTAATCTTCTCTCAACATTAACCCTTAAGGAGAAACACTATGGCAATTATCAAATGGAGTCCTTTTGCAGACATGCTTGGCGAAGATTTCTTCGAAGACATGCCGCTGGCTCGTAATTATCGCTTTGTCCCGGCCCTCGACATTTATGAGGATAAGGACAACATCGTAGTAGAAACCCCACTCTCGGGCATTGATCCAAACAAAGTAAATATTGAGATCGAGGACAACATCCTCAAAATCTCTGGATCAACCGAAAAGAAATCCGAAGTGGATGAAAAAAACTACTACCGCAAAGAAGTCCGCAGTGGACAATTCTTCCGCTCGGTTGCCCTGCCAAAAGCAGTGGATGCAGATAAGGCTGATGCGCAATATCACGACGGTATCCTGAAAATCACCGTGCCAAAGCGCGAAGAAGCCAAGCCAAAGACTATTTCCGTTCAAGTAAAGTAAATTCGCCGTTTGAGCAGCCCCGCCTACGCTAAAAGCTTTGGCGGGGAACTGAGACGAGGAACCTATGTCACAACAACGTATACCAGCCCCGCAATTTAATAACCCGCTCCTGCGGATGAATGGTCGCTGTCCGGTCTGCAATAGTTTGTACGACGTTCAGCAGCTGCGCATCCTGGCTGAAAAAGAGCAGTCTATCCTGGCGCACCTCGAGTGCAGCAACTGCTCAACCGCGGTGCTGTCTTATCTGCAGTTGAGCGGCATGGGCTTATCCAATCACGCATTGATTACGGATTTAACTCCGGATGAGGTGCACGATCGGATGGGAAGCTCGCCGCCTATTTCCAGCGATGACATCATTCTCTTCCACAGCTATCTGGAGAATGAGGTCAAGGCGACTGATCTCTACAGTGAAGATAGCTAACACTTATTTGTAAATCTCTTTAATCTCAACACACCTATGGCAAAAATTCTCGGAATCGATCTCGGTACGACCAACTCAGCAATGGCTGTAGTGGAGGGTGGTGAACCGAAAATCATTGAAAACAACGAAGGCAATCGCACGACACCTTCTATGGTGGCGATGGCCAAAAACGGCGAGCGCTTAGCTGGACAGCTGGCCAAGCGACAAGCGGTTACCAATCCAGAAAACACAATTTTCTCGGTCAAGCGTTTAATTGGACGCCACTGGGATGATGCAGAAGTGCAGCGTGATGTAAAAACCATGCCCTACAAGATTACTCAGGGCGGTGAAGGCGTGAAAGTGAAGCTGGGTGATAAGGAATACACCCCGCAGGAAATTTCCGCCATGATCCTGCAGAAGTTAAAGGCAGACGCTGAGGAGCGCTTGGGCGAAAAAATCACTGAAGCGGTCATTACGGTTCCAGCCTACTTTGATGACAGTCAGCGCCAAGCTACCAAAGACGCGGGTCGCATTGCCGGCTTTGACGTGAAGCGCATTATTAACGAGCCAACTGCTGCAGCCTTGGCCTATGGCTTTAACAAGAAAAAGGATGAGAAGATCGC harbors:
- a CDS encoding glycosyltransferase family 4 protein produces the protein MKIGIVTQSFFPIRGGVAEHVYHTAHALERRGHEVVIITANFSRFDEDRGCRVERIGRDLTIPFNQAFVNLTISWNIPQELRHLERKYGFDVVHIHGPYEPFLPALALKNIECPKVGTFHAFNAHPSLGYRVFENYIRTFKDRLSARIAVSQAAKDFISHHFPDDYEIIPNGVDVQRFSPQVKPFPWYNPEKFTILFVGRMDPRKGLKYLLRAFTMIASEFPQAEVVVVGNGILRRYYETFLEPSLKDRVRFEGFVSAADLPRYYASSDVYVSPATGNESFGIVLLEGMASGKPVIASDIDGYRDVIRHGQDGILVPKSDPAALAQALRTLARDPQERAKYQQAGRQRAEEFSWESITDRLEEVYRRVVY
- a CDS encoding DEAD/DEAH box helicase — encoded protein: MDSAPLTLQTKTLQRSSDLNNYRLYRAALEWELIDPIVIEDRDDMHSESSWRDRLEPYHHQVTNLITFCRRLPVTLLADDVGLGKTISAGLVLSELISRGRISKILIVCPKILRDQWKEELEIKFRIPSTIVTGRELITAKPPEEPGAVITTYNTARLYLDRIDQNGFEILILDEAHKLRNLYGVDPTPQVAIKFRKALADRMFKYVLMLTATPIQNRLWDLYSLVDLLTVARGHENPFGTPGIFARKFIADSRTQARQLNPEMRDEFRSIIYGYMSRVRRGDAKLHFPERVVQLHKVDPTPEELQLIGVVGKSIQQLNALTQIVILQALVSSPEALIKMLEGMAKKGTVPREVLANVKESAKEIQITTKLKGLGALVEKLRKEQPNTWRVVVFTRWRETQTTIETFLEKQGVKCGLINGDSSKRNQETIQRFKKDLPDINVIISTEAGSEGVNLQAANVLVNYDLPWNPMIVEQRIGRIQRLASNYANVSIFNIVLQNTFEEYIVGRLMEKLQMASHAIGDIEALLEASGIDEGEENGSSGFEEKIRQLVVASLAGKDVEQATRKAEQSISEAKTELDHEEKNINALLGGMSDSLDSGPRCPKLPQTTKSMDVRDFTTAALMSLGAELHPKKDGLLVSQLAGKKELIRFDNNTLSSEEESVLYAPGTSTFERLVHKVANVGKHIVEDLDKNPQQQIEKVSRQWVESFGGDFENVTVEDVSRCFAGVAIIRARSTVAHDSYERLIEVSCAPTEHFSFVTRTGLEPIGDYIENPTSVGALSEKLIEKASQDSSILEFCRFYLERRSQEIASAGNDERKKKKLEDEFTPRLEFSLVGLEGKVHRIVKNQVSYRIEREGQYKSTLMITPSSGQVDMPGMGQCMKTGKTVPSDCLAKCEISGLIVLRHFLDQSEISNRLALPEHIVLCTLSNKRVLADEAIKSDVTGKLVAKKFLKTSSLSGKFAEPQFINTCEFTKTEVLESEIAVSQISGKRYRIDEQLKSAVSGKLGHRQEFVASSISSAPLLEEEAIRSVTGKFCAPMEARPCTWSGRKCHPEDLRTCELTGVQIHSEYVTLEPPIRLETLNNLLNGTRSKSDKLEVWPSLSNSVTALLKAKRCKIETAEVSPSDDILAASIELRTFLGLRVSHIGVLYSIKDGSVVGRVARGKRGDKGWNQTKN
- a CDS encoding DUF2779 domain-containing protein, with the translated sequence MNPLLTKTDYLLYRECPKNVWYKIQKPELYATSELTEFEKSIMETGNEVEKIARQLFPNGVLVTYRDARGQAETQKLLAENKDVIFQPVFVKNNFLAAIDVLQKEKNGKGYNVYEIKSTSDVDKKTHFHDLAFQVNVLRMTGLGINKSFVIHLNSEYIRKGEIELDQLFKVSDVTDEVESLLPDVATEAEEALKYISQTSEPEGYCCCIYKGRSRHCSTFQLANPEVPEYSVHDISRIGVSKAKLKELIDGSIFHLDKIPPHIKLSEIQQGQVETYKLNKVLVDKERIAEEFSGLTFPLYFLDYETFPSAIPRYDGFSPYKQIPFQYSVYKLDSVESEPTHFDFLYSGPEDPSKHFAESLREHIGDKGSIIVWHKDFECGRNNEIGSRIPTSKAFFDSVNQRVYDLEDIFKKQYHVHRDYKGSTSIKNVLPVLVPELTYKDLEIRDGGSAADSWDKIISGVYNETEKEKVIKDLKIYCGLDTFAMYAIWNCLNKLL
- a CDS encoding nucleotide exchange factor GrpE, whose amino-acid sequence is MSTNENEVQEDTSPEMSTLQKKAEEYLAGWQRAKADYQNLKRQNEKEREELMSMTTGALILDLLPVKTNFDLAWQHLPEDLKDHAWVKGMEHVQKQFTEFLQTLGISSYQPSHEAFDPSSMEAIEHTADAEVPEGQVIRTTEPGYRMRDKVIRPAKVVVSSGPSQES
- a CDS encoding Hsp20/alpha crystallin family protein, translated to MAIIKWSPFADMLGEDFFEDMPLARNYRFVPALDIYEDKDNIVVETPLSGIDPNKVNIEIEDNILKISGSTEKKSEVDEKNYYRKEVRSGQFFRSVALPKAVDADKADAQYHDGILKITVPKREEAKPKTISVQVK